GATCGACtgctgaataccacatactatcctgagtaatgtggttgcactctgaactgaatatagttaCAGTACTGTGCTTTGCTGACTgaatctagtccatcagggtttgatattatatacatatgtaactgatatatctatattactgttttactatgattttataataactaaaacaTTGTAAAACTGATATGCTAATCTGAATAACTGGCTGAACATTTAATGTCTAGATGGCGAAATTGCTAAGGGACACTATTATATCATTTCAAACTGCTCCGAATTACCCAGTGTAGTCTAGATTGGcaaaaaaagaccaaaaagtctAAGAACGTCAAGGTTTCGCTTTGATTTGAGCTTTTGAAATCAAAATCACTATTAGATATCCCTTTACCATTTCAAACTGTTTCGAATCACATGGTGCAGTTAAATTTGACAGAAAGAGATAAGAAAAGCtagaaattataaaattttatctcAATTTACGTGCTCAAATTCAAAATTAGTGTCAATTCTCTTACTACCATGTTGGACTGTCCCAAATCATATGATACAGTTAGATTTTTCAGAAAGAGACcaaaaaaactcaaaatgataGAGATTTTGCCTTAATTGGCATGCATAATGTCAAAATCGTCGTCGAACTCCACCTTAAAGTTTTAGATTGTCCTATATCATTCGGGACtataaaaaatgacaaaaaaaaaagaagaagcataaAGCAACTCTAAAATTCTAGTAAAAACTCGCCACGCCAAAATGGACATCAACAAAAGGTTGTGTTGATATCTATAAAatctataatatttattaaaagaCGATGGTAATTGCAACTTCAATTACTAATGTTCAGTgctttcttttaatatttttttttcactcGTGGCAACTTAGGTGAATTGATTCATTTCACAAGCATATTGGTTTTTACTAAAAAATAAATAGATTTGGGTAGGACAACTCAGTTAAGTGGATTcttgttttttgggtttggggttgagTTAGTCGGGATTCAAACATAGTTTCTTCATTTTTGCTTTCGATAAATGAGGAGTGGAATTTAAGCTCTTTGATGATTTTATTTCTAATCTGATCAAAACACATGGTTTATGAAATCCTATAATGAAAGCATTAGGacggaatttttttttttttttttttaatgcatttttttaaatgatgatttttgaggtcatttaattttttttctttttaatgcaTTCTTAATCtagttaaatattttatttttcaaatattatgaTTAGGTGATACATTTGGCAAGATGATGCACTATTTGTAAATATGATTTAAGTTCCATAGTTGTTTTGAGATACTAAATGAAACATAGTACAATCTATAATATTCTTATTTATTAATGTTTAGTTGGggcaaataatttttttataaaaataaagtaaaattttaCTTGGGGCTTGAATATTTTGCAGTGAGGTTTAAATTGcggattaaaaaaaaaagcttaaaaaaagagaaaaaaaaaagaaaaagaaaaacgaGGTAGGCCAATTAAAATAGAATCGAATAAATCATACAAACTGAGAAAATGTGGCGAAGTGCGGGGCTGAGATGTTATGCTCCCCTCTATCGTGGTACTGCGGCGCGCCCCAGTTCAGTAGTGCCGTCATCAAATTCCTTCCGATACGCCGACGCGTCATTTGCTACCGAAGCCACCTCGGCTCGTCTCCAATGGCGAATGCTCCCAAACTCAACTTCGATTTTCTCACCAGAAAACCCTATTCCCCTCCTTATTGGGCCTCCCACCTCTCCAACGTTCCCTCTCATGTGTTCTCCCTCGGCCATGTAAGCACTAATCACTCTTTCTTCACATGTTGATTTTCGGAAGCAAATTTTTCTCTGGATTTTGCTCCAGAAAGCTGATAAAGTGATTTCAAACTGCAAACCAAACAATTAATGTActgttattttgtttgattttaggGTTGAATTTTCTTGGAAAACCCGTTCAAGGAACTGTTTATTTTTTGTTagttctttatttttgttttctctgGAGAACTCGTTTGATTTGGGTAGATGTCGTTTAATTGATCAGAGCGTCTGTCTTCTTGATTAGTTTCCTACGCCAATCCACAAATGGAACCTCCTCAATTTGCCCAAGGACACCGAAGTGTGGCTAAAGGTAACTCTCCCATATTTTACTTGCCTTTTTGTTCCTGTTTCCCCGCGCTATACGTTTCCATTCTTATAATGCTGCACAGTACTGTTAGCAGTTGATAGTTATCGTTTTGTAGTTTGAATGAATTGAAAGTGTTAAGTAGAGCCGCAAATGAGTTGAGCCGCTTGTGAGTTACTCAGAGCTCGATTCGATAATGACTCGCTCGAACTcgtttattaagttaaataatcCGAGTTGAGCTCGAGTTGAGTCATACTCAACTTGTTAGGCTCATTAGCTGGCTCTTTTAGCAGCTCATTGAGCTAGATTGCGAGCCGATTCGTTTACTGGCTCGTTTACTAGTTTGTTAGTAGCTTGTGAACTAACTCGACATTAGGCTTGTGAACTAACTTGTCATTAATctcattaaatatttgattttaaatataagatatatatattttttatcaaattatctttattaaTTATCAATTAGTTTAATTAGCTTAGTGGTTTGGTTCATTTATTAGTTTAAACAAGTTTTAGTCAAGTCAAGTGTGAGCTTGATTTTTCGACCTACACTCGATTTCGGCTTGTTTATTAACATGAAACGAGCTTTAGTTGAGTTGAACCGCAGCCAAGCTCGAGCTATATGTGTGCTAAACGAGTTGAAAGCTCGAGTCATGCTCGAACTCTTTTTCAAATAAATGAGCCAAGAGCCAGCTTGAGCTTGACTCGTTTGTAGCCCTAGTGTTCAGACGACAAGTATCTATGACTGTTAGTTACATGCTTCCATTAGTGCTCAATGTGTGTAAATAATCTCATTAGGTAATGAGAATGGCTGTAAAAGTATTAATCTccttctccctccctctctctccttaGATGTACTGACACTTCAAAACCCACTGGGTTTCATGTTTGACATATAAAAGACACCAACATTTCTTCGACATGTTGGGGCATGTACGCATGGGAGGTTTAGGGTTATCCCAACCTTAATCCAACTAGGTTTTAGCATCAATAATCTTAATATATGCAATTTAACCCGTCCAATGTGTTTCTCAAGCCTTAAACCTCGCTTAGCTACTTATTACACTTTTTCCCTAGTGTGTGTGGCCACTTAGGTTCATTCTTATATAATAAATCTCTACTAATATCTTAGGTTCACTCTTATATAATAAATTTCTACTAATTCTTTCTCTTGACTAAGACTATTGATCCCTTCTTGTACTTTTTCCCTGCCTCTATGCTTAAGTCACTAGACCCAATCTATGCGTTAGATACAAAACAACTATGAAACCTCAGGTCTGAGTATGAATGTAGACATGTAGTAAAATTGTATTTAGATATTTTTTACTTTGGTTACGTTCAATCTATTTTCTCTTCAGAGTACACTCGTATGTTTGTGTTAGTACCTTTATAGTGTTATACAAGTGACTTTAGGCTAATCACCAGGCAGATGCAACATAAGCTGGTGTATGTGGACAATGAATGTCCAATTAGAAATCTTTATGACTAAGGGCATTTAAGAAATTAAGTGATGAGAAGTATAAGTCTCACATTCTTAACCTCCTTAAAATCTTAAGTCATATTCTCAATTATATTGTGCATGGCTGTATCACGtctagatttttttaaaaaaatttgataaaTTAAGAATTGTATTAAAGGAAGACCAGACAAATTGGTATTGGAAATGAAACACTTTCTTCGGTATTTATGGTAGAGGAGGATACATGGCAGCAAGATACCAAATGAATGACGAACCCATCAAGATTGAATGGGAAGCTATGGATAGATAGGAGAAGAGAGTTGAACAACTAGGTGAGATTGCAGAACAATTGCGTGAGTTAGCAAATACTCTCAGCTTGCGTTGTATGAAACTTGCAATTAATAGCATAGTTGTTAGAGGTGCTAGGAGGCACGTTGAGCGTAAAGTGGGTATGGGCACACCTCACACCTCACACCTCACACCTCACAAAAGGTGAGTGCACATTTACTAAAATTGAGCAAATGGCTTAAATAATGTATTCTCAATTATGAACACATTTGCATTTGCATTCAAAACTACAAGAAAAATCCAATACCAGAACATAAATTTGCATGCTTCTACGCTAGATTCTTTTTTGAGGAGCCATTGGAACCCATTCAAATCACTAATCCAAATAATATTCGATGATGAGTTCATTGTTACAAAATTATATGGCTCATGAAACTTCTCTCCCTCCCTTCTCTACTCTCATAGTTTTTGCTTTTTGTGACATACTCTGCCATGGCTGTCCTATGTCATGAAAGAAATAGATTTTAAGCAATCAGTTTAGATTGAAGGGAAATCCTTCTATCTGAGAGTGGAGAAAGTGGAGGAAATGGATTTCATATTTCTGTCTGAgtgaaaaattgagaaagtagAGATATTAGATTTTTATATTTGTGCCCGCGTGAATACAGTTTGTACCTGGTGTGGTTTTCTTCAGCCACAGTGAAATGATTTTCTGGTGggttgtttttggtttttggtcaGTTGAGAGATGTTCTCATTGTACTGAATTTGGGAGGGTGCTCTATTGCGACTGGGTTACGAAGATCGGGGAatttttggagttagggttgggTTGCAGTGGGAAACAATTCTCTATTTTTATTTACTCCAGGCAGGCTTAGAGGGGATGACTGGGGAAGTTTAGTGCAAGAGTTTATATTGCTGGTAATGCTGGTATCTTCTGGGAGGTGATTTGGTTCAGGGGTGCAGCAAGAACCTTGTTCTTGGAAAAAAAGTGTTGTAGGTGGACCAGAGAATTTTTTATGCATGGTGCATTGGAGAGTTGTAGGGGAGCTAATTGCAAATCGTTTGCAAGTGGAGAGAAGGAAAATTGTTTGGGTAATGTATCTAAAAAAATTGACCCATAATGCAGTGCATATTCCAGAGGTGTATAGGGTTTTGTTCAGGGAATATCAAGAGATGGTGATAGGGTGTAGTTAGGCTGCAAATGAGCTGAGCTGAGCAGCTCGTGACTTACTTAGTGCTTGGCTTGATAACGATTTGCTCAAACTTGTCTAAAAGATCAACGAGCCAAGCTCAAGCTTGCATTTGAAGTTCATCAGTCAAATGAGCTGAGCTTGAGTTAGATAATGCTCAGCTTGTTAGGTTTGCGAGCTGGCTCATTTAATAGCTTCATGGTGGGTTCGTTTGCTAACTGTTAAATAAGCTCCTCAACATCTTCGTATATAGGCTTGTTATTTGACATGTTTGTGGGTTCATTATGAAGGCTTTTTAAAAACTCTAGGTGGCATTATTAAGTTGATGctggtttttcttttttcatgTTAGAGGACATCTTGTTCTCCTATTGTGTATCTTTTTCACCTTGTCTGTGTTATTGATGCTTCATTTTCTATCCCCGGAAAAAAAACCGGCTAAAGACTCAATTAAATTTACATCATTTTACGTATTCAAGCTTGAATTCATTGGCTTAAACTAAGATTTTGAGCTATACCTGAGCTTAACTCATTTATTAATATGAAATGAGCTCTAGTTGTGTCGAGCTTGAGTTATATAGATGTTACATGAGCCAAGCGCGGGCAATACCTTtaaatcttaatttttatttcgaTGAATGTAGAGCATTTTGAGGTTCGATGAATGGTGATGGGGATTGAAAATATTTATTCTACAAATCTTTGTGTTTTTTTTCTTAAAtggttaaattatgtagttaatcTTTTCTATATTGGGTTAGAGCTTTTTTAGAAGGGATGGAGCCGCTACTGATTCATTTTATCTTAGATGCTGTAGCATGAGAGGCAATATGTTTCTGATATTTTCAATACTGCCTTTCTCTCTACTACGTGCGATGTTTTatagatttattttttttacctttATGGCTCACTGAAAATTGCAAATATATAGCGTGATGACCTTTCAGGCATGCAGTTGAGTGGTAACAAAGTCAGAAAACTGGAATTCTTGATGGCTGATGCCGTGGTTCAGGGTGCAGACTGTATTGTAACAATTGGTGGCATACAAAGCAACCACTGTCGTGCAACTGCTGTGGCAGCAAAGTATTTGAATCTTGATTGTTATCTTATACTTCGCACCTCTAAGGTTAGTTGTCTATTGTCCAAttactttctttcttttatttttttatttcgtATTAATATTGCTGCTTTTAAAGTCAGTTTGCCATAATGGCTCTTAATATGTTGTAGGCTCTTGTTGACAGAGATCCTGGATTGACAGGCAATCTGCTGGTAGAACGTCTTGTTGGAGCTCATGTTGAGCTTGTTTCAAAAGAAGAGTATTCAAAAATTGGTAGTGTGGTATGTAGTTTGCTCCATATTGCCAAATTTTTCATTCTTTATGCTTGGTTTATCATAGTAGTAGTTGGCACACACATTCAAATACCTAATGCTTTGTCTTTCGAGTTCACTTTTGTTAGCTTGTCATGGGTGAATGTAAATTTGAAAGATAGATTCTTATGCAGTTAATGCCAGTTAATATGATAATTAGTGCAAGAATGAAGGGAAAATGGTTAATGAGTTTTCAATGTCACAGAAGCAAGGAGAGAATAAGTAATGGACTAGGTCTCTGTAAGTTGACTTGATGCTGATATGTGGTTTGGCGTGACCTAAACAAAAGCAAAcaataaataaattgtatattTACCAATTTGGGGTTATGGCTAGCTAGCAGTCCAACAATCAAAGGTAGGGTTGGTGATGATACTCCTAAGAAAGGAGTGATAGGTGGCATTGTTAATTGAAATTTTTTCTAGATAGCAAAATCAACAGAACTTTTGCATTTATGCATTGgcataatttaggcttttatttgttgaattttattttattttttaaaattttcaggtTTTAGGGATTAATTAGTTTTTGAGCGCAAGCCTATGTTTATAAAGGCTCTATCATGTAATGTTTGGGATGGCTTGCATGATTGAAATTTAGAGTCATAATATGTGTTGTTTTTCCATTTTCCCgtaatttcctttcttttccgcTTAATTTCCATTtattttctctaatatttttcccttttattttcgGTTGCTTTTCCTCTTGCTAATTGGTCTtgcatcaattggtatcagagttgtcATGAGCcgagcttgtttagggcattatgcttgcctatgaccgcttgtctcgtgcgtttgggatgagtttccatcatgtaaatactagtgtagggttattttttaaACATAGTTTTTCCTTAGCCTAAAAAGGGGACTATGACTCagtcatattgatgtttcctagtgctagagtgagaagaGCGTAGAAAACTCTTTAGGGgtgggtgagtgttcatcaacttgtaaaactcactagctattatcAACGTGTTTAGCTTACTTGCCTTCTCGCTAGGCACACATTGTTAACGGaggttttgataatgaattatgttgcttcaatgtttactgcttaagtgccattgctttcataagttgcttaaGTGCCATTGatttcataagttgcttattgcttccgcttatatttgattgaatgacaatgaaagtgttttgttgaATTATGGTAAACGCTTGgctagctagttaaacaagagggctttagctagcgctgcacgGTCCATTCACAAAGATGTGAAATATTCGGCCtatgacacttggtatcagagcttgttTAGTTGCTACTCGTTGTGGGATTAGTAAAGCTTTGGTAAATGACGATGCCGACTAATGTCTAGAGAATTGAGGTgttggaagcacaggttgagacgTCAGCCAACAATGTGGCTGTGAGATGGCCCGATTGAAGGAACGTGTTGATGAATTGGAgtgatcacaaaagcatcaacaaaGTTCAATGGTGGAAATGTTAGAGGgctttcaccacactgtggagACCTTGCAAGCTCAGATAGCTGATCTGactgcaaagatgaatgtgatggttcttgttATAGTAAACTCTTAACACTCCGGggtttagcaagaccaaggtactagaacccaggatgtatgggggtgcccgtgatgccaaggagttggagaacttcttgtttggcATGGAACTGTACTTTTGCGCTTTGAGGATGGACTCTAAACAGGTGAAAGGGGATACTGCGactatgtacttggttggtgacaccaaactgtggtggcgtactaAGTATAGTGAATTAAAAATAGATGTTGTGTAGTGGATTgttgggtagacttgaagagagagctcaaggcccaattctttcctgagaatgttgagtgcAATGCTAGGAAgaagctgagagacctcaagcatactgggtTAATCAGGGATTACGTGAAACAATTTtcctgctttgatgttggatatcagggACATATTGGAAAAGGGCAAGctattctattttcttgaggggtttaAATCGTGGGCAAGAACataacttcataggcaaagagttcaagacttgtctaccacAGAAGCTGCTGCGAATTGCTTGACTGATTACGTTGGTGATGATGCCGCTTCGTCAAAAGAGAGTGGCGTAGGTGGAAACAACgaaaagtctttcaagaagggcaagcccaagagtgggggagccgactataaggcatcaacttcaaaagaagctttaTTGTCTCGAGGATTCAACATACCCACTGGAAAGGGTagaatttcatgctacttgtgttGAGGCCCTCACAGAGTTGTTGAGTGCCCTTACAAGGCatcactcaatgccttacaagcttccactatAGAGCGGGTAGTGGAAAGTGATGGGGAAGAGGAGGATACCgtgaggatgggtgcaatgctgTCGGTGAACGTattggaaaagcaggcgaaaACACCGAAAGTTTCACAAGCGAAAGGattgatgtttgtggacttgaggatcaatgggaagagtacccatGCTATGGTGTATACTGGGGCTACCCATAATTCTGTTTTATAGGTAGAAgcagggagactcaacttatccttggagaaggattTAGGACACATGAAAGCGGTGgattctgtagcccagcctactttgggagtagccaagccAAGCAAGTGATTGTAAAGTTTGGGTAGTGGATAGGttatgcgaatttcacagcggtgccattggatgacttctaagtcattttgggaatgaaaTTCCTGAGGGAGACTAAGGCAGTGTCAATGCCTTttgctggttccctgtgtctaatGATAGATCATCCTTTGCATGATGCAAGTCGTTGCAAAGAAAGGAGACGATGAGAAGTTCCTTTCAACCATGCAACTCAAAAAGGGATTGAGAAGGGGtgagcagacatatctagccacagtggtggtagaggaagaagtaggccaagagctggtgcTTACAACCATCCAAgctgtgttggatgagtacaatgAGGTGATGCCGAATAAGCTGCCTTACAACTTGCCTCCACGacggggtgtggagcatgagattgaGTTGTTGCCATGAGTGGCAACCACCTGCTAAGGGGCAAATATCGGATGGCGCCTCCAGTGCTAGTAAAGTTTAGAAAACAACTTGATGATTTGTTGGAAGCAGGATatattcgcccttccaaagcaccatttaGAGCActggtgttgtttcagaggaaacatgatgtGAGCATgtggatgtgtgtagactaccacgcgctcaacaaggtgacagtgctCAACAAGGATCCTATTCCGTTGATAGccgatctgtttgatcagctgagtcgtgccaagtacttcactaaactcgACTTGAGGTCGGGTTACTATTAGGTGAGAATTGCTGATGGGGATGAGTCGAAGATAACTTGTGTGATGCGATATGGGGCTTATGAATTCATGGTGATGCCATTCGAGTTGACGAATGCGCCTGCGACAttctgtaccttgatgaaccaggtaCTTTGTtagtaccttgacaagtttgtcatGGTGTACCTAGATGAattgttgtctacagttccactctggaggaacacaaagaacatttacagaaggtgttcgataggctgaaGGATAGCaatctgtatgtgaagaaagagaagtgctctttcgcttagcggagcatcaaattccttggtcatgtgattgagtAAGGTAATATCAAGATGGATATGGGGAAGGTGAGAGCGATTcgagaatggaagatcccaacgatAGTGAAGGAGCTGTGTTCCTTTCTTTGTCTTGCCAACTATTATCGGAAGTTCTTAGAGGGGTATTCGAGGAGAATTGCTCCTATGATAGAACTACTGAAGAAAGGTCAGGGGTGGAACTGGACAAAGAAGTGatagggagcctttgatgacttgacggatgccatgatgagagatccggTACTTGCTTTTCCGGacatcatgaaacccttcgaggtgCAAACAGATGCATTGGACTacgcccttggaggagtcttgttacaGAAGGGACATCCTGTTGCGTACGAGAGctgtaagcttagtgaagcagaATGGAAGTACACAACTCAATAGAAGAAGATGCTAGCAGTGATACATTGTCTCCGCATGTGGCGGCATTATgtacttgggtcaaggtttgtggtgaaaatggATAACTTGGGTGTTGGCCACTTCTTCACATAGCCGAAGTTGACACCCAAGCAAGGCCGATGACAGGAATTCTTGACagaatttgatttttcatttgagcacaaggcggggTGCTTGAGCCAAGTTGTtaatgcactgagtaggaaggccAAGCTGGTGGCCTTGCAGATGGTAACGCACTTGATTGTGAGTACCGTTACCATGACGATGCAAAAGCGCATCAAAGAGAATTCAGCCAAAGATCTAGTTGCGCAGAACCTCATGAAGTTGACCGAAGAGGGGGAAAGCATGTTAGTTTTGGATGGAAGACGAATTGCTGATGACCCATGGTAGCCAGCTCTTTGTGCCACGAGCTGGAGATCTAAGGAAGACACTATTGAGGgagtgtcatgataccatgtgggccaGACATCCAGGATGGCAGCGCACTTTGGCATTACTGAAGAAGATggattattggccgcacatgtgtgatgatgtggttgattataccccgGGCTTGTCCCacctgtcaacaagacaaggtgaaGCTGAAGAAGATTGCAAGGCTACTAGAGCCCCTACCAGTACCATCCAGATcatgggaaagtgtctcattggacttcatcaACAACCTGGCTTGAGTGGGAGatgcagggtctatacttgtaGACATGTTTTCGAAGTACGGTACGTTTATACCTGCGCCAAGGTattgttcggcagaggagacaaCACGACTATTCTTTAAGAATATTATGAAGTATTAGGGTGTTCCACAAGATATTGATAGTGTCTGAGACTCAAGATTCATTGGCAACTTCTAAACAGAACTTTTTAGAATCCTCGGTTCACATTTTGACATCTCTTAGAGCTACCATCTATAGACAGACGAACTGATAGAGAGATTCAATGAGCTACTAGAAGAATACTTGCGCCATTTGTTAATGCCAACctgaagaattgggtgcaactacttgatgtggcttaaTTTTGTTTCAATGCCTAAAAGacctcaacaaccaacaagagcccttttgagcttgttacaggttaggagccgctgttacctcacacagtggacgAGCTGTATAaaggaaagagtcccagggcatatatcttcaccaaagaatgaaGATAGAATGCAGAGATTGCCCGAgcctacctagagaaagcttccAAGCTTATGAataagtgggcagatcaggggagaagaccgcaacacttcaacataggtgacttggtgcttgttataggga
The sequence above is a segment of the Malania oleifera isolate guangnan ecotype guangnan chromosome 8, ASM2987363v1, whole genome shotgun sequence genome. Coding sequences within it:
- the LOC131163114 gene encoding putative D-cysteine desulfhydrase 1, mitochondrial isoform X3, yielding MLCSPLSWYCGAPQFSSAVIKFLPIRRRVICYRSHLGSSPMANAPKLNFDFLTRKPYSPPYWASHLSNVPSHVFSLGHFPTPIHKWNLLNLPKDTEVWLKRDDLSGMQLSGNKVRKLEFLMADAVVQGADCIVTIGGIQSNHCRATAVAAKYLNLDCYLILRTSKALVDRDPGLTGNLLVERLVGAHVELVSKEEYSKIGSVTLTNLLKEKLENEGRKPYVIPVGGSDSLGTWGYIEAIREIEQQLLPGTSEIAFDDIVVACGSGGTIAGLSLGSWLSKLKAKIHAFSVCDDPNYFYEFVQRLLDGLQAGVSSRDIINIQNAKGLGYAMNTSEELKFVKEVAAATGVVLDPVYRTYKKPSLGAPGWDLGDLVESELGNPKDRV
- the LOC131163114 gene encoding putative D-cysteine desulfhydrase 1, mitochondrial isoform X4, which encodes MLCSPLSWYCGAPQFSSAVIKFLPIRRRVICYRSHLGSSPMANAPKLNFDFLTRKPYSPPYWASHLSNVPSHVFSLGHFPTPIHKWNLLNLPKDTEVWLKRDDLSGMQLSGNKVRKLEFLMADAVVQGADCIVTIGGIQSNHCRATAVAAKYLNLDCYLILRTSKALVDRDPGLTGNLLVERLVGAHVELVSKEEYSKIGSVTLTNLLKEKLENEGRKPYVIPVGGSDSLGTWGYIEAIREIEQQLLPGTSEIAFDDIVVACGSGGTIAGLSLGSWLSKLKAKIHAFSVCDDPNYFYEFVQRLLDGLQAGVSSRDIINIQNAKGLGYAMNTSEELKFVKEVAAATGVVLDPVYRSWR
- the LOC131163114 gene encoding putative D-cysteine desulfhydrase 1, mitochondrial isoform X2 → MLCSPLSWYCGAPQFSSAVIKFLPIRRRVICYRSHLGSSPMANAPKLNFDFLTRKPYSPPYWASHLSNVPSHVFSLGHFPTPIHKWNLLNLPKDTEVWLKRDDLSGMQLSGNKVRKLEFLMADAVVQGADCIVTIGGIQSNHCRATAVAAKYLNLDCYLILRTSKALVDRDPGLTGNLLVERLVGAHVELVSKEEYSKIGSVTLTNLLKEKLENEGRKPYVIPVGGSDSLGTWGYIEAIREIEQQLLPGTSEIAFDDIVVACGSGGTIAGLSLGSWLSKLKAKIHAFSVCDDPNYFYEFVQRLLDGLQAGVSSRDIINIQNAKGLGYAMNTSEELKFVKEVAAATGVVLDPVYRTYKKPSLGAPGWDLGDLVESELGRILFCLYLVVFFRFGL